CCGGGCACGCCGCGGGTCAGGCCGTCTGATGGTTGGTGCTTCGACCGGCGCTATCATGGCAATGATTGCGGATTCCGCGCTATGCCGAATCCGGTCGTCGCCGCGCTCCCGACCAGAGTTGCATTCCACCGTTTCGTCATCGAAGCTCATGCATTTCACCAGAGCAATTCAACAGAGTATCGAATAAATGAAAAATCGCACGACCGCAAAAATCGAAAGTGACGACGAACAGCGGCGGCTCGCCGTTCTGATCGACGCCGACAATGCGCAGCCATCGGTGATCGAAGGGTTGCTGGCCGAGGTCGCCAAATTCGGCATCGCCAGCGTCAAGCGCATTTATGGCGACTGGACCTCGACCAGTCATACCCAGTGGAAGAAAAGCCTGCTCAAGCATTCGATCCACCCGGTCCAGCAGTTTGCCTACACGAAGGGAAAGAATGCGACCGACAGTACGCTTATCATCGATGCCATGGACCTGTTGTATACGCGCCGCTTCGACGGTTTCTGCCTGGTATCGAGCGACAGCGATTTCACGCGTCTGGCGCAACGCTTGCGCGAGGAAGGGCTGACGGTTTTCGGTTTTGGCGAACGCAAAACGCCGGATTCCTTCGTCGCCGCGTGCGACAAGTTTGTCTACGTCGAAGTGCTGCGCGCCGATAAGGTCGCCAATGAGCCGGTAAAATCCTCGTCGCGGCGGCGGCGATCGAAAGCCGCGCCACCGCCTGCGCCGGAGGCGGGTGTCAGCACAGCGATCGAGGAAGATGCGAATTCCACGCCGCAAGCACTGCCGGTCGATCTGATCACGCAAGCGATCGAGGAAGCCTCGGACGACGCCGGCTGGGCGCCGCTCGGCCGCGTCGGCAGTTACCTGACCAAAATACGCCCCGACTTTGATCCGCGCCTGTACGGGCACAAGAAGCTGAGCGAGCTTTTCCGGAAACATCCGGCGTTTTTCGAGTTCGAAGAAAGAAGCGCGCCAGGCGTGACGAGCAAAGCGATTTATGTGCGTGCGGTCGAATCAGCCGCCCCGGCAAAAATTTAAACTATCCATCGACACTTCAGTTTTCATCCCTGAGAACGAGCGGGTTCCGCCCGAGTGAACAGTAGCAACGTTCGCAAACGCGGTAACGCCAGCCTGTTATTCGGCACGGCGTAGGGGCCACAGTAAACGCATAGCGCGGTTTGCTTTGAATCGCTGAATTTCCCTCGCACCGACTTGCCCAATCAGCAACCACGGAGAAGAATCGCATGAACGAGCAGGAGCAGAAATCGATCCTCACGCTGTGTCTGATGGCCGCGTTTGCCGACGGCGCCAAGCACGAGCGG
This portion of the Burkholderiales bacterium genome encodes:
- a CDS encoding NYN domain-containing protein; translation: MKNRTTAKIESDDEQRRLAVLIDADNAQPSVIEGLLAEVAKFGIASVKRIYGDWTSTSHTQWKKSLLKHSIHPVQQFAYTKGKNATDSTLIIDAMDLLYTRRFDGFCLVSSDSDFTRLAQRLREEGLTVFGFGERKTPDSFVAACDKFVYVEVLRADKVANEPVKSSSRRRRSKAAPPPAPEAGVSTAIEEDANSTPQALPVDLITQAIEEASDDAGWAPLGRVGSYLTKIRPDFDPRLYGHKKLSELFRKHPAFFEFEERSAPGVTSKAIYVRAVESAAPAKI